A part of Parvimonas micra genomic DNA contains:
- a CDS encoding uracil-DNA glycosylase, with product MMSNYGAWNEYLKDEFKKDYFVKMKNFLNEEYKNKTIFPPNECVFTIFDKISPKDIKVIILGQDPYHGVNQANGMSFSVNRGEKIPPSLRNIYLELYSDLGIIPPNHGDLTAWVEQGVFLLNATLTVEKSKPNSHKDIGWQIFTDRVIEIISNFDYPKVFILWGSFAISKSNLIKRDENNFIITSTHPSPFSAHRGFFGSKPFSKANEFLVSKGVKPIDWRV from the coding sequence ATGATGTCTAATTATGGAGCTTGGAATGAATATTTAAAAGATGAATTTAAAAAAGACTATTTTGTTAAGATGAAAAATTTTTTAAATGAGGAATATAAAAATAAAACAATATTTCCTCCTAATGAATGTGTTTTTACTATTTTTGATAAAATATCACCAAAAGACATTAAGGTAATTATCTTAGGACAGGATCCATATCATGGGGTAAATCAAGCAAATGGAATGAGTTTTTCAGTAAATAGAGGAGAAAAAATACCGCCTTCACTTAGAAATATATATCTTGAATTATATTCTGATTTAGGGATAATTCCTCCAAATCATGGAGATTTAACTGCTTGGGTTGAACAAGGTGTTTTTTTATTAAATGCTACACTTACTGTTGAAAAGTCAAAGCCAAATTCACATAAAGATATAGGTTGGCAAATTTTTACAGATAGAGTTATTGAAATAATTTCAAATTTTGATTATCCTAAAGTTTTTATTCTTTGGGGAAGTTTTGCTATTTCAAAGAGCAATTTAATAAAAAGAGATGAAAATAACTTTATAATTACAAGTACACATCCTTCTCCTTTTTCAGCTCATAGAGGATTCTTTGGGAGCAAGCCATTTTCTAAGGCTAATGAATTTTTGGTTAGCAAGGGAGTTAAACCGATAGATTGGAGAGTGTAA
- the lspA gene encoding signal peptidase II: MIYAIIIVGLALDQLTKYITVANLKGADSVVLIKNWLEFTYVENTGVAFGSFRGYKYFFIFISLVAFFGILFYIYKNKDKMSKIEQILFALIACGALGNCIDRIRFSFVVDFIHTRFGGLYDFPVFNFADIYICVACFLLIVVSFTKKEN, translated from the coding sequence ATGATATATGCAATTATAATTGTTGGATTAGCATTAGACCAACTTACAAAATATATTACAGTAGCCAATTTAAAAGGTGCTGATTCAGTAGTTTTAATTAAAAATTGGCTAGAATTTACCTATGTAGAAAATACAGGGGTAGCTTTTGGCAGTTTTAGAGGATATAAATATTTCTTTATTTTTATTTCTTTGGTTGCATTTTTTGGAATTTTATTTTATATATATAAAAATAAAGATAAAATGTCTAAAATTGAACAAATATTATTTGCTTTAATTGCTTGTGGAGCATTAGGAAATTGTATTGATAGAATTAGATTTTCTTTTGTTGTAGATTTTATACACACAAGATTTGGTGGATTATACGATTTTCCGGTTTTTAATTTTGCGGATATTTATATTTGTGTAGCTTGCTTTTTACTTATAGTTGTTTCGTTTACTAAAAAGGAGAATTAA
- a CDS encoding YlmH/Sll1252 family protein, whose amino-acid sequence MKSFDKIKILDNINNIEIKKTINKFLDGLVSMEKNYKEVFVSNFFTPLEFKYVKRILKNLDLNYDIIFVEEDYERKILIFYRDRYVLDDYLETLRFKDISGIEHRNILGSILHLGINREKVGEILKVDGYWYVYCLKPIGTFLFSNCLKFSGQDLKLEILNDNFIPTNFRKYEDEKIIVSSFRLDCFVKELARTSREIAQKFIKSGNVNLNYEECKDFDKKINENDIISIRKEGKFKVDSFDGLTKKNKFVVNIKRYSI is encoded by the coding sequence ATGAAATCATTTGATAAGATTAAGATTTTAGATAATATTAATAATATAGAAATTAAAAAGACCATCAATAAATTTTTAGATGGTCTTGTTTCTATGGAAAAAAATTACAAAGAAGTGTTTGTTTCTAATTTTTTTACTCCACTGGAGTTTAAATATGTAAAGAGAATTTTAAAAAATTTAGATTTGAATTATGATATTATCTTTGTTGAAGAAGATTATGAAAGAAAAATTTTGATTTTTTATAGAGATAGATATGTACTAGATGATTATTTAGAAACTTTAAGATTTAAAGACATTTCAGGAATAGAACATAGAAATATCTTGGGAAGTATTCTACATTTAGGAATAAACCGTGAAAAAGTTGGAGAAATATTAAAAGTTGATGGATATTGGTATGTTTATTGCTTAAAACCTATAGGAACATTTTTATTTTCCAATTGTTTAAAATTTTCAGGACAAGATTTAAAATTGGAAATTCTGAATGATAATTTTATACCTACTAATTTCAGAAAATACGAAGATGAAAAAATAATAGTCTCCAGTTTTAGATTGGACTGTTTTGTAAAAGAACTTGCAAGGACTTCAAGAGAGATTGCTCAAAAATTCATTAAAAGTGGAAATGTAAATTTGAACTATGAGGAATGTAAAGATTTTGATAAAAAGATAAATGAAAATGATATAATTTCAATAAGAAAAGAAGGAAAATTTAAGGTTGACAGTTTTGATGGGTTAACAAAAAAGAACAAATTTGTTGTCAATATTAAGAGGTATTCTATATGA
- a CDS encoding cell division protein SepF gives MAGFMDKIKKFVGSDDLEDEYDDYEEEAVVEKQPKSVGESYARNAGNKLAFEKEKSNVVTMPNISRFLISIREPITFDDGTQVLDDVLKGKVVVLNLEMLEVDKKRQIFDFVSGGIYSLSGKIQKVTKDIFILAPKGIDIDGKVKDQIENNGFYQI, from the coding sequence ATGGCAGGCTTTATGGACAAAATAAAGAAATTTGTTGGAAGTGATGACTTGGAAGATGAATATGATGATTATGAAGAAGAGGCAGTTGTTGAAAAGCAACCTAAATCAGTAGGAGAGAGCTATGCTAGAAATGCAGGAAATAAATTAGCTTTTGAAAAAGAAAAATCTAATGTCGTTACAATGCCAAATATTAGTAGATTTTTGATTTCTATCAGAGAGCCAATAACTTTTGATGATGGTACTCAAGTTTTAGATGATGTTTTAAAGGGAAAAGTTGTTGTTTTGAATTTGGAAATGTTAGAAGTTGATAAGAAAAGGCAAATTTTTGATTTTGTAAGTGGCGGTATTTATTCTCTATCAGGAAAAATCCAAAAAGTTACAAAAGATATTTTTATCTTAGCTCCTAAGGGAATTGATATCGATGGAAAAGTTAAAGATCAAATTGAAAATAACGGATTTTATCAAATATAA
- a CDS encoding YggS family pyridoxal phosphate-dependent enzyme has product MKENINNILEKISLACKNSNRDKKEIFLLPVSKTVDVDKIQEAIDLGFDTFGENKVQEILKKYEYFDGKVKFHMIGHLQTNKVKSIIDKVELIHSLDRISLLDKLELEAKNKGITVNCLVEVNIGKEDSKSGIFEEDVLDFIREVSKRDNVLVNGLMTVAPYCEDAEDTRIYFKKMKSLFDEISKLKLKNVDMKILSMGMSNDFMVAIEEGSNLIRIGTSIFGARNYGVLSN; this is encoded by the coding sequence ATGAAAGAAAATATAAATAATATACTTGAAAAAATTTCTCTAGCTTGTAAAAATTCAAATAGAGATAAAAAAGAAATATTTTTGTTACCAGTTTCAAAGACAGTTGATGTGGATAAAATTCAAGAAGCTATCGATTTAGGATTTGATACTTTTGGAGAAAATAAGGTTCAAGAAATACTAAAAAAGTATGAATACTTTGATGGAAAAGTTAAATTTCATATGATTGGACATCTCCAAACAAATAAGGTTAAATCCATTATTGATAAAGTTGAATTGATTCACTCTTTAGATAGAATTTCACTTTTAGATAAGTTGGAATTGGAAGCTAAAAATAAAGGAATTACTGTAAATTGTTTAGTTGAAGTAAATATTGGTAAAGAGGATAGTAAATCAGGAATTTTTGAAGAAGATGTTCTAGATTTTATAAGAGAAGTTTCAAAAAGAGATAATGTTTTAGTAAATGGACTTATGACAGTTGCTCCTTATTGTGAGGATGCTGAAGATACTAGAATTTATTTCAAAAAGATGAAATCTTTGTTTGATGAAATTTCAAAACTTAAATTAAAAAATGTTGATATGAAGATTTTATCTATGGGAATGAGTAATGATTTTATGGTTGCCATAGAGGAAGGCTCAAACCTTATAAGGATTGGAACATCAATATTTGGTGCAAGAAATTATGGAGTACTTTCAAATTAA
- a CDS encoding HlyD family efflux transporter periplasmic adaptor subunit yields the protein MRKRNGILPNAKEHLGLVILIVFVSLFLIKNVFFNKNLNNDIMVLENPKTYDLNLSSKALVIKDEYLYYIGKNNIEVDNSKVGVDKEIGEVDVSKVDQNFKDYLAEKVQALQEQEDNKDSKVKNIDLEDVLKHIRDKDFSKTFDILSSDQNKTAFGKKYSSDKLFRYSLLNDTINSGKIVSKNSGVVLNKIDGLENVYDFSVIDSIDEKDFNFDNANNISNIDGIKIVDNLKYYLCIRVKAETLEDIDVDKSIKVNVGNSVATGIIKRVKKGSEYDLIVAQFSSAFNEIADKRFIDLNVIKTVSSSFELPLTALTSKDGEDYVLVVDSFGNIKRAKVNVKFIDKINSKVYIDSKNSSVGIFSNILKDASKVKEGAILK from the coding sequence ATGAGAAAACGTAATGGAATTTTACCTAATGCTAAAGAACATTTGGGTTTAGTCATTTTGATTGTATTTGTTAGTTTGTTTTTAATAAAAAATGTGTTTTTTAATAAAAATTTAAATAATGATATAATGGTTTTGGAAAATCCAAAAACTTATGATTTAAACCTTTCATCTAAAGCGTTAGTTATAAAAGATGAATACTTATATTATATTGGAAAGAATAATATTGAAGTAGATAATTCAAAAGTTGGCGTTGACAAAGAAATAGGTGAAGTTGATGTTTCAAAAGTTGACCAAAACTTTAAAGATTATTTAGCTGAAAAAGTTCAAGCATTGCAAGAGCAGGAGGATAACAAGGATTCAAAAGTTAAAAATATTGATTTGGAGGATGTTTTGAAACATATTCGAGATAAAGATTTTTCAAAAACTTTTGATATACTTTCAAGTGATCAAAACAAAACTGCTTTTGGTAAAAAATATAGTTCTGATAAATTATTTAGATATTCATTATTAAATGATACAATTAATTCCGGAAAAATTGTTTCAAAAAATTCCGGAGTTGTATTAAACAAAATTGACGGCCTAGAGAATGTATATGATTTTTCTGTTATTGATTCTATAGATGAAAAAGACTTTAATTTTGATAACGCAAATAATATTTCAAATATTGACGGAATAAAAATAGTAGATAATTTGAAGTATTATCTTTGTATCAGAGTTAAGGCTGAAACTTTAGAAGACATAGATGTAGATAAAAGTATAAAGGTGAATGTTGGAAATTCGGTTGCTACTGGAATAATCAAAAGGGTAAAAAAAGGTTCTGAATATGATTTAATTGTTGCTCAGTTTTCGTCTGCTTTTAATGAAATTGCAGATAAGAGATTTATCGACTTAAATGTAATAAAGACAGTTTCTAGTTCTTTTGAACTTCCATTAACTGCTCTTACTTCTAAAGATGGTGAAGATTATGTTTTGGTGGTTGATTCTTTTGGTAATATAAAGAGAGCAAAGGTCAATGTTAAATTTATTGATAAGATAAATTCAAAAGTTTATATTGATTCAAAAAACAGTTCAGTTGGAATTTTTTCTAATATCTTAAAAGATGCCAGTAAAGTTAAAGAAGGTGCAATTTTAAAGTAA
- a CDS encoding adenylosuccinate synthase, whose protein sequence is MVKAVVGANWGDEGKGKITDMLAENADIIVRFQGGSNAGHTIINEYGRFALHLLPSGVFYKHTTSVIGNGVALNIPYLLKEIEYLKEKNVPDINILVSDRAQLVMPYHIDFDAYEEERLGKNSFGSTKSGIAPCYSDKYAKIGFQVSELFDENLFEKVKRVVEYKNVILENLYHKEKIDAKELYELMLVWRDAIKPYVCDVSKFLNDAIKLGKKILLEGQLGSLKDTDHGIYPMVTSSSTLAGYGAIGAGIPPYAITDIITVVKAYSSAVGAGAFVSEIFGEEAEELRRRGGDKGEYGATTGRPRRVGYFDAVASRYGCRVQGSTEAVLTVIDALGYLEEIPICIGYEIDGEITRDFPTTDKLEKAKPVWKVLKGWNRDIRGIKNYEELPIECREYIEFIENELEVPVKMISNGPKREDIIYKNSNI, encoded by the coding sequence ATGGTTAAAGCAGTAGTAGGAGCAAATTGGGGAGATGAAGGAAAAGGAAAAATAACAGATATGTTAGCTGAAAATGCTGACATAATTGTTAGATTTCAAGGTGGTTCCAATGCCGGACATACTATCATAAATGAGTATGGAAGATTCGCATTGCATTTACTACCTTCAGGTGTTTTTTATAAGCATACAACATCTGTAATAGGTAATGGTGTGGCACTTAATATCCCTTATTTACTTAAAGAAATTGAGTACTTAAAAGAAAAGAATGTTCCTGATATTAATATTTTGGTTTCAGATAGAGCACAACTTGTTATGCCTTATCATATTGATTTTGATGCGTATGAAGAAGAAAGACTTGGAAAAAATTCATTCGGTTCTACAAAATCCGGGATTGCACCTTGCTATTCGGATAAATATGCAAAAATCGGTTTTCAAGTAAGTGAATTATTTGATGAAAATTTATTTGAAAAAGTTAAGAGAGTTGTTGAATATAAAAATGTAATTCTAGAAAATTTATATCATAAAGAAAAAATTGATGCTAAAGAGTTATATGAACTTATGCTCGTTTGGAGAGATGCAATCAAACCTTATGTTTGTGATGTATCAAAATTCTTGAATGATGCTATAAAATTAGGAAAGAAAATTTTACTTGAAGGACAACTTGGTTCTTTAAAAGATACAGATCATGGCATTTATCCTATGGTAACTTCTTCATCAACTTTAGCAGGATATGGAGCAATTGGAGCAGGGATTCCACCTTATGCTATTACAGATATTATTACCGTTGTTAAAGCATATTCCAGTGCAGTTGGTGCCGGAGCATTTGTAAGTGAAATTTTCGGCGAAGAAGCTGAAGAGCTGAGAAGACGTGGCGGAGATAAGGGAGAATATGGTGCTACGACCGGAAGGCCTAGACGTGTTGGATATTTTGATGCAGTTGCTTCAAGATATGGTTGTAGAGTTCAAGGTAGTACAGAAGCTGTATTAACAGTTATTGACGCTTTGGGATATTTAGAAGAAATTCCAATCTGTATAGGATATGAAATTGATGGCGAGATTACCAGAGATTTTCCAACAACTGATAAGCTTGAAAAGGCAAAGCCGGTTTGGAAGGTTTTAAAAGGATGGAATAGAGATATAAGAGGAATTAAAAATTATGAAGAATTACCAATTGAATGTAGAGAATACATCGAATTTATTGAAAATGAATTGGAAGTTCCTGTTAAGATGATTTCTAATGGTCCAAAGAGAGAAGATATAATTTATAAAAATAGTAATATTTAA
- a CDS encoding phosphatase PAP2 family protein, producing MVYLIIFTVVVLIFTSIVGNKLKKQNFLIDLKLKNFFQNNNLRFLKSSMKHITSMGDVVTSLIIIFPIFFYSVSEKNYVLASAILNSSLFNMIFLNSFKFLFRRERPVSHSDIKYWGYSFPSGHSCIGLSFYPTVMYVLFNGYSSFPFWMFVGVLFGLSIAISRIVVGVHWFSDVVFGSLVGVVFFSWTIYLYNIGFYYKFLF from the coding sequence ATGGTATATCTGATTATCTTTACTGTTGTCGTACTTATTTTTACTTCGATAGTTGGAAATAAATTGAAAAAACAAAATTTTTTGATAGACTTAAAGTTAAAGAATTTTTTTCAAAATAATAATTTAAGATTTTTAAAATCTTCGATGAAACATATAACTTCAATGGGGGATGTTGTAACATCACTTATTATTATATTTCCTATCTTTTTTTATTCTGTTTCAGAGAAAAACTATGTATTGGCAAGTGCAATTTTAAATTCATCGTTGTTTAATATGATATTTTTAAATTCTTTTAAGTTTTTATTTAGAAGAGAACGTCCTGTTTCACATTCTGATATAAAATACTGGGGATATAGCTTTCCAAGTGGACATTCTTGCATAGGTTTGAGTTTTTATCCTACCGTTATGTACGTTTTGTTTAATGGATATAGCTCATTTCCTTTTTGGATGTTTGTAGGTGTTTTATTTGGACTTAGTATTGCAATAAGTAGAATTGTTGTTGGAGTACATTGGTTTTCAGATGTTGTCTTCGGATCTTTGGTAGGAGTCGTATTTTTTAGTTGGACGATATATTTGTATAATATTGGATTTTATTATAAATTTTTATTTTGA
- a CDS encoding phosphatase PAP2 family protein — protein sequence MEKLKLRQFIVLFFIVLFCSIIFGFYLKSIRLTNSIDYKIMTLIQNNNIFTKNTVLLNFIKFVTSLGNGLTYFILFIPLGVCFYYNNLKKEFLFLIATLLLTYMLNELIKHIVLRKRPVEFFVINMSGFSYPSGHSMNFSAFYLTFRFLLSERFKSRFMNMVIYIMIFLIAISRVILGVHWPTDVIVGFILGYFCYGLAKALYLNFWRD from the coding sequence ATGGAAAAATTAAAATTAAGACAATTTATTGTTTTATTTTTTATAGTTTTATTTTGTAGCATTATTTTCGGTTTCTATCTAAAAAGTATTAGGCTGACTAATAGTATTGACTATAAAATTATGACTTTAATTCAAAATAATAACATTTTTACAAAAAATACTGTTCTCCTGAATTTTATTAAATTTGTAACATCTTTAGGAAATGGATTAACTTATTTTATCTTATTTATTCCGCTTGGAGTATGTTTTTATTATAACAATTTGAAAAAAGAGTTTTTATTTTTAATTGCTACATTACTATTAACATATATGTTAAATGAGTTAATTAAACATATTGTATTAAGAAAAAGGCCTGTTGAATTTTTTGTAATAAATATGAGTGGTTTTAGTTATCCAAGTGGACATTCTATGAATTTTTCAGCTTTTTATTTAACTTTTAGATTTTTATTATCTGAAAGATTCAAGAGCAGGTTTATGAATATGGTTATCTATATTATGATTTTTTTAATTGCTATAAGTAGAGTGATTTTGGGAGTTCATTGGCCAACTGATGTTATTGTAGGATTTATATTAGGTTATTTTTGTTATGGTTTAGCTAAAGCATTATATCTTAATTTTTGGAGGGATTAA
- a CDS encoding glutaredoxin family protein, protein MAKVVVYSSDSCTYCKQAKEFLKANNIEYVEKNVSTDLEARKELMAKGHMGVPVICVDDVEMVGFNKAELSKALGL, encoded by the coding sequence ATGGCAAAAGTAGTAGTATATTCAAGTGATTCTTGTACTTATTGTAAACAAGCAAAGGAATTCTTAAAGGCAAATAATATTGAATATGTTGAAAAAAATGTTTCAACAGATTTAGAAGCTAGAAAAGAATTAATGGCAAAAGGACATATGGGTGTTCCTGTAATCTGTGTTGATGATGTAGAAATGGTTGGCTTTAACAAAGCTGAATTATCAAAAGCATTAGGATTATAA
- the rsmA gene encoding 16S rRNA (adenine(1518)-N(6)/adenine(1519)-N(6))-dimethyltransferase RsmA: protein MDLYKLSVIKEICDKFGFSFSKNFGQNFLTDRNILEKIVEVSAVGKDYGVIEIGPGFGVLTKFLLEKAGKVVSIEIDTRLKEVLDYTLSEYDNFEFVQSDALKIDLKKLIEEKFTQKKIVVVANLPYYVTTPIITKLLESDLDLESITIMVQKEVAQRLVADENSKDNSSISLFVKYYADANIAFSVSRNVFVPAPNVDSSVVNMKLKKEKFEYEKTMFKLIKNGFENRRKTILNSFCKSGIEKEKIIKILEKLDIDTRIRAEKLSLKDFKNIAREYENL, encoded by the coding sequence ATGGATTTGTATAAATTGTCGGTAATAAAAGAAATTTGTGATAAATTCGGATTTTCATTTTCTAAAAATTTTGGACAAAATTTTTTAACAGATAGAAATATCTTAGAAAAGATAGTTGAAGTTTCAGCTGTTGGCAAAGACTATGGAGTAATCGAAATAGGACCGGGTTTTGGAGTTCTTACAAAATTTTTACTTGAAAAAGCTGGAAAAGTTGTTTCAATAGAGATTGACACAAGATTGAAAGAAGTTTTAGATTATACACTTAGTGAATATGATAATTTTGAATTTGTTCAATCCGATGCTCTAAAAATTGATTTGAAAAAACTTATTGAAGAAAAATTTACTCAAAAGAAAATTGTCGTGGTTGCGAACTTACCATATTATGTAACAACGCCAATAATAACAAAACTTTTAGAGAGTGATTTAGATTTAGAATCCATAACTATAATGGTTCAAAAAGAAGTTGCTCAAAGACTTGTTGCAGATGAAAATAGTAAAGACAATTCAAGCATAAGTTTATTCGTAAAGTATTATGCAGATGCAAATATAGCTTTTAGTGTATCTAGAAATGTATTCGTTCCTGCACCAAATGTAGATAGTTCTGTTGTAAATATGAAACTTAAAAAAGAAAAATTTGAGTATGAAAAAACGATGTTTAAACTTATAAAAAATGGCTTTGAAAATAGAAGAAAAACAATTTTAAATTCATTTTGTAAGTCCGGTATCGAGAAAGAAAAAATTATTAAGATTTTAGAAAAACTAGATATAGATACTAGAATTAGGGCAGAAAAATTATCACTCAAAGATTTTAAAAATATTGCGAGAGAATATGAAAATTTATAA
- the rnmV gene encoding ribonuclease M5, translating to MKKIKEIIVVEGKDDISKVKSAFDCDVIATNGTHFSKNLLKKLKEANEKCGIIVFTDPDYAGEKIRKNINRVVPNCKNAFLSRSLALKGDNVGVENAKVEDIIEAIENAKVTVLERKDEINLSLLASLGISGMGNSKELREKLCDYFKIGYCNSKQFINRLNSFGITESELVLAVEKILGEEV from the coding sequence ATGAAAAAAATCAAAGAAATAATAGTAGTTGAGGGAAAAGACGATATTTCAAAAGTGAAGTCCGCCTTTGATTGTGATGTTATTGCAACAAATGGAACACATTTTTCTAAAAATTTGCTTAAAAAATTAAAAGAGGCAAATGAAAAATGTGGAATAATAGTTTTTACAGATCCCGACTACGCAGGAGAAAAGATTAGAAAAAATATAAACAGAGTTGTACCAAACTGTAAAAATGCTTTTTTAAGTAGAAGCCTTGCTCTTAAAGGGGATAATGTCGGGGTTGAAAATGCAAAAGTCGAAGATATTATTGAAGCTATTGAAAATGCAAAAGTAACAGTTTTAGAAAGAAAAGATGAAATTAATTTAAGCCTTCTAGCTTCTTTAGGAATTAGTGGAATGGGAAATAGTAAAGAGCTTAGAGAAAAACTTTGTGATTATTTTAAAATTGGATATTGTAATTCAAAGCAATTTATAAATAGATTAAATAGTTTTGGAATAACTGAAAGCGAATTAGTTTTAGCTGTTGAAAAAATTTTAGGAGAGGAAGTTTAA
- a CDS encoding TatD family hydrolase — MKIVDSHCHIDDEKFDQDREKVISNFEDDGIDFIVDPASDISSSEKIIEIVKKYDRVYGAVGIHPHEIEDVTDEDLKKVYEMSFSEKIVAIGEIGLDYYYDNSPREKQKEIFRKQLEIAEKRNLPVIIHTRDAMGDTYDILSEFKGKVKGVMHCYTGSSEMAKRFMKLGYYISISGTVTFKNAVNVREMVKTIPLDNLLVETDSPYLTPEPNRGKRNEPKYVRFTAEKVAELKEMELNDLIYNTNSNVRNLFSIED; from the coding sequence ATGAAAATAGTAGATAGTCATTGTCATATTGATGATGAGAAATTTGATCAAGATAGAGAAAAGGTCATTTCTAATTTTGAAGATGATGGAATAGATTTTATTGTTGATCCAGCTTCTGATATATCATCAAGTGAAAAAATAATTGAAATTGTAAAAAAATATGATAGAGTATATGGAGCAGTAGGAATTCATCCACATGAAATTGAAGATGTAACTGATGAAGATTTAAAAAAAGTTTATGAAATGTCTTTTAGTGAAAAAATAGTTGCTATTGGAGAAATTGGACTTGATTATTACTATGATAATTCTCCAAGAGAAAAACAAAAAGAAATCTTTAGAAAACAACTTGAAATCGCTGAGAAAAGAAATCTACCAGTTATAATTCATACAAGAGATGCAATGGGAGATACTTATGATATTCTATCCGAATTTAAAGGTAAAGTAAAAGGTGTAATGCATTGTTACACAGGTTCAAGCGAAATGGCAAAAAGATTTATGAAGCTTGGTTACTATATTTCTATTTCAGGAACGGTAACTTTTAAAAATGCAGTTAATGTTAGAGAAATGGTAAAGACTATTCCACTAGATAATTTGCTTGTGGAAACGGATAGTCCATATTTAACCCCAGAGCCAAATCGTGGAAAGCGAAACGAACCTAAATATGTAAGATTTACAGCTGAAAAAGTTGCTGAACTTAAAGAAATGGAATTGAATGATTTAATCTATAATACGAATAGTAATGTCAGGAATCTTTTTTCAATAGAGGATTAA